The Tripterygium wilfordii isolate XIE 37 chromosome 4, ASM1340144v1, whole genome shotgun sequence genome has a window encoding:
- the LOC119997315 gene encoding cyclin-dependent kinase F-4 isoform X4, with protein sequence MERYKLIKEVGDGTFGCVWRALNKQSGEVVAIKKMKKKFYSWEECVNLREVKSLRKMNNPNIVKLKEVIREHDILYFVFEYMECNLYQLMKDREKPFSEAQLKKWCFQVFQGLAYMHQQGYFHRDLKPENLLVTKDVIKIADFGLAREIDSQPPYTEYVSTRWYRAPEVLLQSYSYTSQVDMWAMGAIIAELFALRPLFPGISEADEIYKICNVIGSPTVETWADGLNLARAINYEFPQLGGVNLSAWIPSASEDAINLISSLCSWDPCHRPSAAEALQHPFFQSCFYVPPSLRSRTAATRTPPSGTRIGLGQQYARRYHGALSNPKLPGNFHSPKLHASLGTGVQRKLEMVNEAANKNDETLKSSTKQAKYRPPGRKSPNSFNKGVAARGVSDTADKLSRMTMGPRQQSLCQPQPPPKGGVQWNSGYLRPSQHIQPGRAYPRKVVG encoded by the exons ATGGAGAG GTACAAGCTAATCAAGGAAGTTGGGGATGGCACATTTGGGTGTGTTTGGCGAGCATTAAATAAGCAGTCTGGTGAAGTA GTtgcaattaaaaaaatgaagaagaaattttATTCATGGGAGGAGTGTGTTAATCTGAGAGAAGTGAAG TCCTTGCGGAAGATGAATAATCCTAACATTGTGAAGCTAAAGGAAGTCATACGTGAACATGACATACTGTATTTTGTCTTTGAATACATG GAATGCAACCTCTACCAACTTATGAAGGACAGAGAGAAGCCTTTCTCTGAAGCTCAATTGAAGAAATGGTGTTTTCAAGTATTTCAAGGTCTTGCCTACATGCACCAGCAAGGATATTTTCACCGTGACCTTAAGCCTG AGAACTTGTTGGTCACAAAAGATGTAATCAAAATTGCTGATTTTGGTCTTGCACGAGAAATCGATTCACAACCTCCATATACGGAATATGTCTCAACTCGTTG GTATCGTGCACCTGAAGTTCTGCTTCAGTCATATTCATATACTTCTCAAGTTG ATATGTGGGCAATGGGTGCCATTATTGCTGAGTTGTTCGCTCTACGACCCCTTTTTCCTGGCATAAG TGAAGCAGATGAAATCtataaaatatgcaatgtaatAGGCAGTCCAACCGTGGAGACTTGGGCTGATGGACTAAATCTTGCGAGGGCTATTAACTACGAATTTCCACAG TTGGGCGGTGTCAATCTGTCCGCGTGGATACCATCGGCCAGTGAGGATGCTATCAACCTTATCAGT TCCCTTTGTTCCTGGGACCCTTGCCATAGGCCCTCAGCTGCAGAAGCGCTTCAACATCCTTTTTTCCAG AGTTGCTTTTATGTTCCCCCTTCACTTCGTTCCAGAACTGCTGCAACTAGAACACCCCCCTCTG GAACAAGGATTGGCCTTGGGCAGCAATATGCTAGGAGATATCATGGAGCTTTATCAAATCCCAAGCTCCCTGGAAATTTTCATTCTCCTAAGTTGCATGCCTCTTTGGGAACAG GAGTGCAACGCAAACTGGAAATGGTCAATGAG GCTGCAAACAAGAATGATGAAACCTTGAAGAGTTCAACCAAACAGGCGAAGTATCGACCACCAGGAAGGAAAAGCCCCA ATTCTTTTAACAAAGGTGTGGCTGCACGCGGAGTATCTGATACTGCCGATAAGCTGTCTAGGATGACAATGGGTCCTCGACAGCAGTCTCTTTGTCAGCCACAGCCTCCTCCCAAGGGTGGAGTACAGTGGAATTCTGGATATCTTCGTCCATCCCAACATATTCAGCCTGGCAGAGCTTATCCTAGGAAAGTTGTGggataa
- the LOC119997315 gene encoding cyclin-dependent kinase F-4 isoform X1 gives MERYKLIKEVGDGTFGCVWRALNKQSGEVVAIKKMKKKFYSWEECVNLREVKSLRKMNNPNIVKLKEVIREHDILYFVFEYMECNLYQLMKDREKPFSEAQLKKWCFQVFQGLAYMHQQGYFHRDLKPENLLVTKDVIKIADFGLAREIDSQPPYTEYVSTRWYRAPEVLLQSYSYTSQVDMWAMGAIIAELFALRPLFPGISEADEIYKICNVIGSPTVETWADGLNLARAINYEFPQLGGVNLSAWIPSASEDAINLISSLCSWDPCHRPSAAEALQHPFFQSCFYVPPSLRSRTAATRTPPSAGTRIGLGQQYARRYHGALSNPKLPGNFHSPKLHASLGTGGVQRKLEMVNEAANKNDETLKSSTKQAKYRPPGRKSPNSFNKGVAARGVSDTADKLSRMTMGPRQQSLCQPQPPPKGGVQWNSGYLRPSQHIQPGRAYPRKVVG, from the exons ATGGAGAG GTACAAGCTAATCAAGGAAGTTGGGGATGGCACATTTGGGTGTGTTTGGCGAGCATTAAATAAGCAGTCTGGTGAAGTA GTtgcaattaaaaaaatgaagaagaaattttATTCATGGGAGGAGTGTGTTAATCTGAGAGAAGTGAAG TCCTTGCGGAAGATGAATAATCCTAACATTGTGAAGCTAAAGGAAGTCATACGTGAACATGACATACTGTATTTTGTCTTTGAATACATG GAATGCAACCTCTACCAACTTATGAAGGACAGAGAGAAGCCTTTCTCTGAAGCTCAATTGAAGAAATGGTGTTTTCAAGTATTTCAAGGTCTTGCCTACATGCACCAGCAAGGATATTTTCACCGTGACCTTAAGCCTG AGAACTTGTTGGTCACAAAAGATGTAATCAAAATTGCTGATTTTGGTCTTGCACGAGAAATCGATTCACAACCTCCATATACGGAATATGTCTCAACTCGTTG GTATCGTGCACCTGAAGTTCTGCTTCAGTCATATTCATATACTTCTCAAGTTG ATATGTGGGCAATGGGTGCCATTATTGCTGAGTTGTTCGCTCTACGACCCCTTTTTCCTGGCATAAG TGAAGCAGATGAAATCtataaaatatgcaatgtaatAGGCAGTCCAACCGTGGAGACTTGGGCTGATGGACTAAATCTTGCGAGGGCTATTAACTACGAATTTCCACAG TTGGGCGGTGTCAATCTGTCCGCGTGGATACCATCGGCCAGTGAGGATGCTATCAACCTTATCAGT TCCCTTTGTTCCTGGGACCCTTGCCATAGGCCCTCAGCTGCAGAAGCGCTTCAACATCCTTTTTTCCAG AGTTGCTTTTATGTTCCCCCTTCACTTCGTTCCAGAACTGCTGCAACTAGAACACCCCCCTCTG CAGGAACAAGGATTGGCCTTGGGCAGCAATATGCTAGGAGATATCATGGAGCTTTATCAAATCCCAAGCTCCCTGGAAATTTTCATTCTCCTAAGTTGCATGCCTCTTTGGGAACAGGTG GAGTGCAACGCAAACTGGAAATGGTCAATGAG GCTGCAAACAAGAATGATGAAACCTTGAAGAGTTCAACCAAACAGGCGAAGTATCGACCACCAGGAAGGAAAAGCCCCA ATTCTTTTAACAAAGGTGTGGCTGCACGCGGAGTATCTGATACTGCCGATAAGCTGTCTAGGATGACAATGGGTCCTCGACAGCAGTCTCTTTGTCAGCCACAGCCTCCTCCCAAGGGTGGAGTACAGTGGAATTCTGGATATCTTCGTCCATCCCAACATATTCAGCCTGGCAGAGCTTATCCTAGGAAAGTTGTGggataa
- the LOC119997315 gene encoding cyclin-dependent kinase F-4 isoform X2: protein MERYKLIKEVGDGTFGCVWRALNKQSGEVVAIKKMKKKFYSWEECVNLREVKSLRKMNNPNIVKLKEVIREHDILYFVFEYMECNLYQLMKDREKPFSEAQLKKWCFQVFQGLAYMHQQGYFHRDLKPENLLVTKDVIKIADFGLAREIDSQPPYTEYVSTRWYRAPEVLLQSYSYTSQVDMWAMGAIIAELFALRPLFPGISEADEIYKICNVIGSPTVETWADGLNLARAINYEFPQLGGVNLSAWIPSASEDAINLISSLCSWDPCHRPSAAEALQHPFFQSCFYVPPSLRSRTAATRTPPSAGTRIGLGQQYARRYHGALSNPKLPGNFHSPKLHASLGTGVQRKLEMVNEAANKNDETLKSSTKQAKYRPPGRKSPNSFNKGVAARGVSDTADKLSRMTMGPRQQSLCQPQPPPKGGVQWNSGYLRPSQHIQPGRAYPRKVVG, encoded by the exons ATGGAGAG GTACAAGCTAATCAAGGAAGTTGGGGATGGCACATTTGGGTGTGTTTGGCGAGCATTAAATAAGCAGTCTGGTGAAGTA GTtgcaattaaaaaaatgaagaagaaattttATTCATGGGAGGAGTGTGTTAATCTGAGAGAAGTGAAG TCCTTGCGGAAGATGAATAATCCTAACATTGTGAAGCTAAAGGAAGTCATACGTGAACATGACATACTGTATTTTGTCTTTGAATACATG GAATGCAACCTCTACCAACTTATGAAGGACAGAGAGAAGCCTTTCTCTGAAGCTCAATTGAAGAAATGGTGTTTTCAAGTATTTCAAGGTCTTGCCTACATGCACCAGCAAGGATATTTTCACCGTGACCTTAAGCCTG AGAACTTGTTGGTCACAAAAGATGTAATCAAAATTGCTGATTTTGGTCTTGCACGAGAAATCGATTCACAACCTCCATATACGGAATATGTCTCAACTCGTTG GTATCGTGCACCTGAAGTTCTGCTTCAGTCATATTCATATACTTCTCAAGTTG ATATGTGGGCAATGGGTGCCATTATTGCTGAGTTGTTCGCTCTACGACCCCTTTTTCCTGGCATAAG TGAAGCAGATGAAATCtataaaatatgcaatgtaatAGGCAGTCCAACCGTGGAGACTTGGGCTGATGGACTAAATCTTGCGAGGGCTATTAACTACGAATTTCCACAG TTGGGCGGTGTCAATCTGTCCGCGTGGATACCATCGGCCAGTGAGGATGCTATCAACCTTATCAGT TCCCTTTGTTCCTGGGACCCTTGCCATAGGCCCTCAGCTGCAGAAGCGCTTCAACATCCTTTTTTCCAG AGTTGCTTTTATGTTCCCCCTTCACTTCGTTCCAGAACTGCTGCAACTAGAACACCCCCCTCTG CAGGAACAAGGATTGGCCTTGGGCAGCAATATGCTAGGAGATATCATGGAGCTTTATCAAATCCCAAGCTCCCTGGAAATTTTCATTCTCCTAAGTTGCATGCCTCTTTGGGAACAG GAGTGCAACGCAAACTGGAAATGGTCAATGAG GCTGCAAACAAGAATGATGAAACCTTGAAGAGTTCAACCAAACAGGCGAAGTATCGACCACCAGGAAGGAAAAGCCCCA ATTCTTTTAACAAAGGTGTGGCTGCACGCGGAGTATCTGATACTGCCGATAAGCTGTCTAGGATGACAATGGGTCCTCGACAGCAGTCTCTTTGTCAGCCACAGCCTCCTCCCAAGGGTGGAGTACAGTGGAATTCTGGATATCTTCGTCCATCCCAACATATTCAGCCTGGCAGAGCTTATCCTAGGAAAGTTGTGggataa
- the LOC119997315 gene encoding cyclin-dependent kinase F-4 isoform X3, with translation MERYKLIKEVGDGTFGCVWRALNKQSGEVVAIKKMKKKFYSWEECVNLREVKSLRKMNNPNIVKLKEVIREHDILYFVFEYMECNLYQLMKDREKPFSEAQLKKWCFQVFQGLAYMHQQGYFHRDLKPENLLVTKDVIKIADFGLAREIDSQPPYTEYVSTRWYRAPEVLLQSYSYTSQVDMWAMGAIIAELFALRPLFPGISEADEIYKICNVIGSPTVETWADGLNLARAINYEFPQLGGVNLSAWIPSASEDAINLISSLCSWDPCHRPSAAEALQHPFFQSCFYVPPSLRSRTAATRTPPSGTRIGLGQQYARRYHGALSNPKLPGNFHSPKLHASLGTGGVQRKLEMVNEAANKNDETLKSSTKQAKYRPPGRKSPNSFNKGVAARGVSDTADKLSRMTMGPRQQSLCQPQPPPKGGVQWNSGYLRPSQHIQPGRAYPRKVVG, from the exons ATGGAGAG GTACAAGCTAATCAAGGAAGTTGGGGATGGCACATTTGGGTGTGTTTGGCGAGCATTAAATAAGCAGTCTGGTGAAGTA GTtgcaattaaaaaaatgaagaagaaattttATTCATGGGAGGAGTGTGTTAATCTGAGAGAAGTGAAG TCCTTGCGGAAGATGAATAATCCTAACATTGTGAAGCTAAAGGAAGTCATACGTGAACATGACATACTGTATTTTGTCTTTGAATACATG GAATGCAACCTCTACCAACTTATGAAGGACAGAGAGAAGCCTTTCTCTGAAGCTCAATTGAAGAAATGGTGTTTTCAAGTATTTCAAGGTCTTGCCTACATGCACCAGCAAGGATATTTTCACCGTGACCTTAAGCCTG AGAACTTGTTGGTCACAAAAGATGTAATCAAAATTGCTGATTTTGGTCTTGCACGAGAAATCGATTCACAACCTCCATATACGGAATATGTCTCAACTCGTTG GTATCGTGCACCTGAAGTTCTGCTTCAGTCATATTCATATACTTCTCAAGTTG ATATGTGGGCAATGGGTGCCATTATTGCTGAGTTGTTCGCTCTACGACCCCTTTTTCCTGGCATAAG TGAAGCAGATGAAATCtataaaatatgcaatgtaatAGGCAGTCCAACCGTGGAGACTTGGGCTGATGGACTAAATCTTGCGAGGGCTATTAACTACGAATTTCCACAG TTGGGCGGTGTCAATCTGTCCGCGTGGATACCATCGGCCAGTGAGGATGCTATCAACCTTATCAGT TCCCTTTGTTCCTGGGACCCTTGCCATAGGCCCTCAGCTGCAGAAGCGCTTCAACATCCTTTTTTCCAG AGTTGCTTTTATGTTCCCCCTTCACTTCGTTCCAGAACTGCTGCAACTAGAACACCCCCCTCTG GAACAAGGATTGGCCTTGGGCAGCAATATGCTAGGAGATATCATGGAGCTTTATCAAATCCCAAGCTCCCTGGAAATTTTCATTCTCCTAAGTTGCATGCCTCTTTGGGAACAGGTG GAGTGCAACGCAAACTGGAAATGGTCAATGAG GCTGCAAACAAGAATGATGAAACCTTGAAGAGTTCAACCAAACAGGCGAAGTATCGACCACCAGGAAGGAAAAGCCCCA ATTCTTTTAACAAAGGTGTGGCTGCACGCGGAGTATCTGATACTGCCGATAAGCTGTCTAGGATGACAATGGGTCCTCGACAGCAGTCTCTTTGTCAGCCACAGCCTCCTCCCAAGGGTGGAGTACAGTGGAATTCTGGATATCTTCGTCCATCCCAACATATTCAGCCTGGCAGAGCTTATCCTAGGAAAGTTGTGggataa
- the LOC119997316 gene encoding protein BREVIS RADIX-like has protein sequence MFACIACTKQMAEDGGEEGGGARGTDTPRTKEAVKSLTTQIKGVALKFSGAYQQCKPCTGSSSYKKGQQPSERVPHGSSSTPALDFTSESHHPGARFESRFTGSFGGDRTPGGTESCDVVLEDEDGPKEWMAQVEPGVHITFVSLPQGANDLKQIRFSRDMFDKAQAQLWWGENYDRIMELYNVQRFNCQSLNTPSRSEDEWTPRNHYKPTGSKGYDARTSAYASGGPRGEYCMDASRTTTSSRDEASVSVSNASEVETQWVEQDEPGVYITITQSMDGTRELRRVRFSREKFGEANAKRWWEDNRERIQAQYL, from the exons atgttTGCGTGCATAGCTTGTACGAAGCAAATGGCAGAGGACGGAGGAGAGGAAGGTGGAGGTGCGCGTGGCACTGACACTCCAAGGACTAAAGAAGCCGTCAAAAGCCTCACCACTCag ATTAAAGGCGTGGCATTGAAGTTCTCCGGTGCTTATCAGCAATGCAAGCCTTGCACAGGCTCTAGCAGCTACAAGAAAGGACAGCAACCTTCAGAAAGGGTTCCTCACGGCTCAAGCTCAACTCCTGCTTTGGATTTTACAAGTGAAAGTCACCACCCAGGTGCACGATTTGAGTCGAGATTTACCGGATCATTTGGTGGTGACCGAACACCTGGTGGAACAGAGTCATGTGATGTTGTACTAGAGGATGAGGATGGTCCCAAGGAGTGGATGGCACAAGTTGAACCAGGTGTTCACATAACCTTTGTATCTCTTCCTCAAGGGGCCAATGATTTAAAACAAATTCGTTTCAG CCGGGATATGTTTGATAAGGCGCAAGCGCAACTATGGTGGGGAGAGAATTACGACAGAATTATGGAGCTCTACAATGTTCAAAGATTTAATTGCCAATCACTTAACACTCCCTCTAGGTCAGAGGATGAG TGGACACCAAGGAACCACTATAAACCCACTGGAAGTAAAGGGTATGATGCTAGAACAAGTGCTTATGCTTCTGGTGGTCCGAGAGGAGAGTATTGTATGGATGCTTCAAGGACAACAACCTCATCAAGAGATGAGGCTTCAGTCTCTGTAAGCAATGCCAGTGAGGTGGAGACACAATGGGTGGAGCAAGATGAGCCTGGAGTGTACATCACCATAACACAGTCAATGGATGGCACTAGGGAACTCCGGCGAGTCAGGTTCAG CCGAGAGAAGTTTGGGGAAGCGAACGCAAAACGGTGGTGGGAAGATAATAGAGAGAGAATACAAGCGCAATACCTTTAG